One part of the Panthera leo isolate Ple1 chromosome D4, P.leo_Ple1_pat1.1, whole genome shotgun sequence genome encodes these proteins:
- the LOC122204605 gene encoding LOW QUALITY PROTEIN: olfactory receptor 1G1-like (The sequence of the model RefSeq protein was modified relative to this genomic sequence to represent the inferred CDS: inserted 3 bases in 2 codons), whose protein sequence is MRKPVIGSQETPPVNSQQFLLGIQSVLLQQRGKGSVAPVMSSWGDKGAGNPTSMVTVSGTEVGQHLQEIRNQTSVSDFLLLGFSAHPEQQPLLFGLFLGMYLVTVLGNLLIIMAIGSDQHLHTPMYFFLANLSFVETCFTCTIVPKVLANILTQRHAISHTGCLVQMYFFMXLTLLDDFLLAVMAYDRYVAICLPLHYTTIMCPQRCLLLVAASWLCSHLLASSLTLLMSQFSFCASHAIPHFXCDLLPLLKLACSDTQIFQVMMFAEAALSGVVPLTCVLLSYAHIIHTILRVPSAGGKHKVFSTCGSRLSVVTLFYGTLFLVYFQPSSTYSAEIGMVASVVYTMVIPLLNPFIYSLRNRDMKGALWRLLGWGRCSTS, encoded by the exons ATGAGGAAGCCTGTGATTGGGTCTCAGGAGACACCGCCTGTGAATAGTCAACAGTTCCTCCTGGGTATTCAGTCTGTGCTGCtccagcagagagggaagggctcCGTGGCTCCAGTCATGTCTTCCTGGGGAGACAAAGGAGCAGGGAATCCAACATCCATGGTGACAGTGTCAGGGACTGAGGTTGGCCAGCATCTCCAG GAAATCAGAAACCAAACCAGCGTCTCTGACTTCCTGCTCCTGGGCTTCTCTGCACACCCTGAGCAGCAGCCTCTCCTGTTCGGACTCTTCCTGGGCATGTACCTGGTCACCGTGTTGGGGAACCTGCTCATCATCATGGCCATTGGCTCTGACCAgcacctccacacccccatgtacttcttcctggccaaCCTGTCCTTCGTCGAGACCTGCTTCACCTGCACCATTGTCCCCAAGGTGCTGGCGAACATCCTGACACAGCGCCACGCCATCTCCCACACTGGGTGCCTCGTGCAGATGTACTTCTTCAT GCTGACCCTGCTGGATGACTTCCTGCTGGCCGTGATGGCATATGACCGCTACGTGGCCATCTGCCTTCCTCTCCACTACACCACGATCATGTGTCCCCAGCGCTGCCTGCTGCTGGTCGCCGCATCCTGGCTCTGCTCCCACCTCCTGGCCTCCTCGCTCACCCTCCTCATGTCTCAGTTCTCCTTCTGTGCCTCTCATGCCATCCCACACT TCTGtgatcttctccctctcctcaaaCTTGCCTGTTCAGACACCCAGAtctttcaggtcatgatgtttGCTGAAGCAGCCCTCTCAGGTGTGGTCCCTCTCACCTGTGTCCTGCTCTCTTATGCCCACATCATCCACACCATCCTCAGGGTCCCCTCTGCTGGGGGGAAGCACAAGGTCTTCTCGACCTGTGGCTCTCGCCTGTCAGTGGTTACTCTCTTCTACGGGACACTCTTTCTGGTGTATTTCCAGCCCTCATCCACCTATTCAGCAGAAATAGGAATGGTGGCATCTGTAGTATATACGATGGTCATCCCCTTGCTGAACCCCTTtatctacagcctgaggaacaggGACATGAAGGGGGCTTTGTGGAGACTCCTTGGCTGGGGAAGATGTTCTACATCATAA